In Phycisphaerae bacterium, the following proteins share a genomic window:
- a CDS encoding YkgJ family cysteine cluster protein — MTKTVPIRLPLFQRFDCHRCGYCCRNLVVNVDADERRRIISAGWAARLAGTRLFESYRLSGRRYYCLAHRPEGGCIFLRQDGLCRLQAESGREIKPLACRLYPFAPSPGADVVRVDLRFDCPSVAANKGRPLSVHAAEIASLATEIGARPMSHAPSWRGQRSLTAREFTSIAAAFEGLLRRESLSIRLRLLAGCRLLDLVYGLEIAKVRDDRFDELMTLLADAVFEEVRKASPGLPSAVAPARAGKLFRQWVFLHSLTEGPQDRALGLAGRWIRSWRRYRESRSFSAGGGPIPACRPEWPSVRFEDLGRVGPAADEALEPICRSMRVKLETHAFSGPAYFGYETLAGLTALWLMPAVVGWFARLEALAKGLPTLTAEAVIGGLRQVHHTFGISPVFGRISERFRLRALARPGIPAAILAEYGP; from the coding sequence ATGACCAAGACGGTGCCTATCCGTTTACCGTTGTTCCAGCGGTTTGACTGCCATCGGTGCGGTTACTGCTGCCGCAACCTGGTTGTCAACGTTGACGCCGATGAGCGACGGCGGATCATTTCGGCCGGCTGGGCGGCCAGACTCGCCGGGACAAGGCTTTTCGAGAGCTATCGGCTCTCCGGTCGCCGATATTACTGTCTTGCCCATCGGCCGGAGGGCGGCTGCATCTTTCTTCGTCAAGACGGTCTCTGCCGGTTGCAGGCCGAGAGCGGTCGGGAAATCAAGCCGCTGGCCTGTCGCCTGTACCCTTTTGCTCCAAGTCCCGGCGCGGATGTCGTACGAGTCGATCTTCGCTTCGACTGCCCCTCGGTTGCGGCAAACAAGGGACGCCCTCTGAGCGTACACGCCGCCGAGATCGCGTCGCTGGCAACCGAGATCGGGGCTCGCCCCATGTCGCATGCCCCGAGTTGGCGGGGTCAGCGAAGCTTGACGGCGCGAGAATTCACCTCCATTGCGGCGGCGTTTGAGGGTCTTCTGCGACGGGAAAGCCTGTCGATTCGGTTGCGACTGTTGGCCGGATGCCGGCTTCTCGATCTGGTTTACGGTCTGGAGATCGCGAAGGTCCGCGACGACCGGTTCGATGAGCTGATGACACTGCTGGCCGATGCGGTCTTTGAAGAGGTTCGGAAGGCCTCCCCCGGTCTGCCGTCCGCTGTCGCGCCGGCCAGGGCCGGCAAGCTGTTTCGCCAATGGGTGTTTCTCCATTCGCTGACCGAGGGGCCGCAGGATCGGGCCCTCGGCCTGGCCGGGAGGTGGATACGTTCGTGGCGACGATACAGGGAATCCCGCAGTTTTTCGGCCGGCGGCGGCCCCATTCCCGCCTGCCGGCCCGAGTGGCCGTCAGTCCGTTTTGAGGATCTGGGCCGGGTCGGCCCGGCCGCCGACGAGGCCCTGGAACCCATCTGTCGGTCGATGCGCGTGAAACTGGAGACCCACGCGTTTTCCGGGCCGGCCTACTTCGGATACGAGACCTTGGCCGGTCTAACCGCCCTTTGGCTGATGCCTGCCGTTGTCGGCTGGTTTGCCCGGCTTGAGGCCTTGGCCAAAGGATTGCCTACCCTGACCGCCGAGGCGGTGATCGGGGGGCTTCGCCAGGTACACCATACGTTCGGTATTTCGCCGGTCTTCGGCCGAATCAGCGAGCGATTCCGCCTCCGGGCGTTGGCTCGACCGGGTATCCCGGCTGCGATCCTGGCCGAGTACGGTCCCTGA
- a CDS encoding sugar phosphate isomerase/epimerase family protein has protein sequence MARPVTLFTGQWADLKFDVICKKAKKLGYDGIELPCWGDHFEVSKALEDRSYCKRKWEVLQKNGLACYAISNHLVGQAVCDLIDERHKSILPPHVWGDGKPEGVRTRAAAEMMDTARAARKFFDAAPGTVKKNLKRVVVNGFTGSSIWYLLYSFPPVLPGQIDAGYKDFAKRFIPILDVFDREDVYFGLEVHPTEIAFDIASAARAIEAVKGHKRFGFNYDPSHFGYQGVDYVRFLREFGDRIFHVHMKDVYWSSTPTRAGVFGGHLDFGHPDRSWEFRSLGHGCINFEEIIRTLNQIGYDGPLSVEWEDAGMDREHGAAEACAFVRKVDFPSSQIVFDAQFAKK, from the coding sequence ATGGCACGACCCGTCACGCTGTTCACCGGTCAATGGGCGGATTTGAAGTTCGATGTCATCTGCAAGAAGGCTAAGAAACTCGGCTACGATGGGATCGAACTGCCTTGCTGGGGAGATCACTTCGAGGTCAGCAAGGCTCTCGAGGACCGCAGCTACTGTAAACGGAAATGGGAGGTGCTGCAAAAGAACGGTCTGGCCTGCTACGCGATCAGCAACCATCTGGTTGGCCAAGCGGTCTGCGACCTCATCGACGAGCGCCACAAATCGATCCTTCCGCCGCACGTTTGGGGCGATGGGAAGCCCGAAGGCGTCCGCACCCGGGCCGCCGCCGAGATGATGGACACGGCCCGCGCCGCCCGCAAGTTCTTCGATGCCGCCCCGGGCACCGTTAAGAAGAACCTGAAGCGCGTGGTCGTTAACGGTTTCACCGGCAGCAGCATCTGGTACCTGCTCTATTCCTTCCCCCCGGTCCTGCCCGGTCAGATCGACGCGGGCTACAAGGATTTCGCCAAGCGATTCATTCCCATCCTTGATGTGTTCGATCGGGAGGATGTCTACTTCGGACTGGAAGTTCATCCCACCGAGATCGCGTTTGACATCGCTTCCGCCGCTCGAGCGATCGAGGCGGTTAAAGGGCACAAGCGATTCGGCTTCAACTATGATCCCAGCCACTTCGGCTATCAGGGGGTCGACTACGTTCGGTTCCTCAGGGAGTTTGGCGACCGGATTTTCCACGTGCACATGAAAGACGTGTATTGGTCGAGTACGCCGACACGAGCGGGGGTGTTCGGCGGGCACCTGGACTTCGGGCACCCGGACCGTTCGTGGGAATTCCGGTCGCTTGGCCATGGCTGCATCAATTTCGAAGAGATCATTCGAACGCTGAACCAAATCGGTTATGACGGCCCGCTGTCCGTGGAATGGGAGGATGCCGGCATGGACCGCGAGCACGGTGCTGCCGAGGCCTGCGCGTTCGTCCGCAAGGTCGATTTTCCCTCGTCCCAGATTGTCTTCGACGCGCAGTTCGCCAAGAAATGA
- a CDS encoding SDR family oxidoreductase gives MAKEILITGASGFLGRALAKGLLLESDDTLHVLVRSDKAECTLRRHFGDLVSSRVHFVRGDITESGCGVEQEVRTRLNGKIDELWHLAASTTFDDTRADEIRRANVGGTENILSLARHFDRLDRFYYMSTAYVCGKRTDVIDEDNIDASEGFKNVYENTKWQCERIVRASGLPFTIIRPSILVGDSRNGDSMGEARMMYGYLLALYHAALHAVGGSAEYSRYWHRAATGRWINVNARLYGSGDVTKNVVTVDDVIRVCMAIRASGSLAENQTFNVVNSRNLPIAYIVDSMQRAMRLAGYYYDASLPPTGLVTDNKVERAAYRSTRPFFPYAKYTEPSWVCNHRPISDVSRVTMTEELFDFLMRRFVEDTLVSNAR, from the coding sequence ATGGCCAAAGAGATACTCATCACGGGAGCGAGTGGTTTTCTTGGTCGAGCACTGGCCAAGGGTCTGCTCTTGGAGAGCGACGACACGCTTCACGTGCTTGTCAGGTCTGACAAGGCTGAGTGCACCCTGAGGCGCCATTTCGGCGATCTTGTTTCGTCGCGCGTGCATTTTGTTCGAGGGGATATCACCGAATCGGGTTGTGGGGTCGAGCAGGAGGTCCGGACACGACTCAACGGCAAGATCGACGAGCTGTGGCATCTGGCGGCCTCCACGACGTTCGATGACACCAGGGCGGACGAGATACGCCGGGCGAACGTGGGCGGTACGGAAAACATCCTGTCGCTGGCAAGGCATTTCGACAGGCTGGACCGGTTCTACTATATGAGCACGGCCTACGTCTGCGGGAAACGCACGGACGTCATCGACGAGGACAACATTGACGCCAGTGAGGGTTTCAAGAACGTCTACGAGAACACCAAGTGGCAGTGCGAAAGGATCGTACGAGCTTCGGGGCTGCCTTTCACGATCATTCGCCCGAGTATTCTGGTCGGCGACTCACGAAACGGCGACTCGATGGGTGAAGCGAGGATGATGTACGGCTATCTGCTCGCCCTTTACCATGCGGCCCTTCACGCCGTCGGGGGGAGCGCTGAATACTCCCGGTATTGGCACCGGGCGGCCACAGGCCGATGGATCAACGTGAATGCGCGGCTGTACGGCTCGGGCGACGTGACCAAGAACGTGGTCACCGTCGATGATGTCATACGGGTTTGCATGGCAATCCGGGCCTCAGGGAGTCTGGCCGAGAATCAGACGTTCAATGTGGTCAACAGTCGCAACCTTCCGATCGCGTACATCGTTGATTCAATGCAGCGAGCGATGCGGCTCGCCGGTTATTACTATGATGCCTCGTTGCCGCCGACGGGTCTGGTGACGGACAACAAGGTCGAGCGGGCCGCGTATCGGAGTACGCGTCCATTTTTTCCCTATGCCAAGTACACGGAGCCCAGTTGGGTCTGCAATCACCGCCCGATTTCGGACGTGTCTCGCGTGACGATGACTGAGGAGCTGTTTGACTTTCTGATGCGGCGGTTCGTGGAGGACACGCTCGTGTCCAATGCTCGGTGA
- a CDS encoding DUF2156 domain-containing protein translates to MLGDTVQRFSFQQRLDYLRQFGTHCMAYSTLQPGMRYHDMPAVGYIAYRQYCGTRFVLGDPVCAFADIPRIVGEVLREHPQTCFVQIREHTATMLRDEFGLRSLHMGVETLLPLARWNLTGKRKQVVRTARNQAMERGITVEEDGSSPREELARISEEWLGTRRVKSRQMSFLVRPFDMQLNGDTRMFVARRDGRLTGFAVFDPIYSQGRVIGYTPDITRSSQDFRQGVYYCLVTAAAERFKEEGAEILNLGLSPLAVNNGTPRSESRLVTLGLELLFERGNRFYNFKGVCFTKSRFCGTEIPVFFSHPNRYPFREILSVLSLSNVL, encoded by the coding sequence ATGCTCGGTGACACCGTGCAGCGTTTCTCGTTTCAGCAGCGGCTCGACTATCTTCGGCAGTTCGGCACACACTGCATGGCCTACTCCACGCTCCAACCGGGCATGCGGTACCACGACATGCCGGCCGTGGGTTATATTGCCTACCGGCAGTATTGCGGGACGCGTTTTGTCCTGGGAGACCCCGTCTGCGCGTTTGCCGATATACCTCGGATCGTGGGAGAGGTCCTTCGCGAGCACCCTCAGACCTGTTTTGTCCAGATCCGTGAGCACACCGCGACGATGCTCCGCGATGAATTCGGTTTGCGTTCTCTGCACATGGGCGTGGAGACGCTGTTGCCGCTGGCCCGCTGGAACCTGACCGGCAAGAGAAAACAGGTGGTCAGAACGGCCCGCAACCAGGCCATGGAACGTGGCATCACCGTTGAGGAGGACGGCAGCAGCCCGCGTGAGGAGCTCGCGCGAATCTCCGAGGAATGGCTGGGCACCAGGCGGGTCAAGAGCAGGCAAATGTCTTTTCTCGTGCGACCGTTTGACATGCAGCTCAACGGGGACACCCGCATGTTCGTTGCCCGGCGCGACGGACGACTGACGGGTTTTGCCGTGTTCGACCCCATCTACTCGCAGGGCCGAGTCATCGGGTACACGCCGGATATCACGAGGTCGAGCCAGGATTTCAGACAGGGGGTCTATTACTGCCTGGTTACCGCCGCTGCCGAACGATTCAAGGAGGAGGGCGCCGAGATTCTCAACCTTGGTCTTTCGCCGCTGGCCGTCAATAACGGTACCCCTCGCTCGGAAAGCCGGCTGGTGACTCTCGGCTTGGAGCTGCTCTTTGAACGAGGCAACCGCTTCTACAATTTCAAGGGCGTATGTTTCACCAAGTCCCGGTTTTGTGGTACCGAGATTCCGGTCTTCTTCTCGCACCCCAACCGCTACCCTTTCCGCGAGATTCTCTCGGTGCTGAGTCTGTCCAACGTGCTGTGA
- a CDS encoding NADP-dependent glyceraldehyde-3-phosphate dehydrogenase, which produces MATMVNSPAPVFPRTEEIPENLRIGYYEAGARYLIDGRVHTWTGPCEEVLSPVCVAGADGAVQYRLGHYPLMAEAESLQALDAACKAYAKGCGDWPTMSVADRIRHVEAFMPRMQAVRDEVVKLLMWEIGKTLPDATKEFDRTLEYVADTIDALKDLDRISSRFAVEQGFVAQVRRSPLGVVLCMGPYNYPLNETFTTLIPALIMGNTVIFKPPKYGVLLHAPLLQAFADSFPPGVVNTVYGDGPVVVGPLMTSGRVDVLAFIGSARVASILKHQHPRPNRLRCVLGLEAKNAAVVLPDADLDLAVKECLLGATSYNGQRCTAIKIIFVQRRLAETFCGKFCDALGKLKVGMPWEEGVTITPLPEQGKPEWLAELVSDAVTAGARVINEAGGTIDHTMYYPAVVYPAKPDMRICQVEQFGPVTPIVPYDDEQEVIDWLTESPYGQQVALFGSDPEQLSEIIDSAVNQVCRVNLNSQCQRGPDKFPFTGRKDSAEGTLSVSDALRVFSIRSLVAAKATDYNEQIISKIVIGRHSRFLSTDFIF; this is translated from the coding sequence ATGGCCACAATGGTCAACTCACCCGCGCCCGTCTTCCCGCGGACCGAAGAGATTCCCGAAAACCTCAGGATCGGCTATTACGAGGCCGGGGCCCGTTACCTGATCGATGGGCGGGTACATACCTGGACAGGGCCGTGCGAGGAGGTGTTGTCGCCCGTTTGCGTGGCGGGTGCCGACGGGGCGGTGCAATACAGGCTGGGGCACTACCCGCTGATGGCCGAGGCCGAGTCGCTTCAGGCTCTCGATGCGGCCTGTAAGGCTTACGCGAAGGGTTGCGGCGACTGGCCGACGATGTCCGTTGCGGATCGCATCCGTCACGTGGAGGCGTTCATGCCGCGCATGCAGGCGGTTCGCGACGAGGTGGTCAAGCTGCTCATGTGGGAGATCGGCAAGACCCTGCCCGACGCAACCAAGGAGTTCGATCGCACGCTCGAGTACGTCGCCGATACCATTGACGCACTCAAGGATCTGGACCGCATCAGTTCGCGGTTCGCGGTCGAGCAGGGATTCGTGGCCCAGGTTCGCCGCAGCCCGCTTGGTGTGGTACTGTGCATGGGGCCGTACAACTACCCGCTCAATGAGACGTTCACGACGTTGATCCCGGCCCTGATCATGGGCAACACGGTCATCTTCAAGCCGCCGAAATACGGTGTGCTTCTGCACGCGCCGCTCCTGCAGGCTTTTGCCGATTCCTTCCCGCCCGGCGTGGTGAACACGGTTTACGGAGACGGACCGGTCGTTGTCGGGCCCTTGATGACCAGCGGCCGGGTCGACGTGCTGGCGTTCATCGGTTCGGCCAGAGTCGCATCCATCCTCAAGCATCAGCACCCGCGGCCCAACCGCCTGCGGTGCGTTCTCGGTCTGGAGGCCAAGAACGCGGCCGTTGTCCTGCCCGATGCCGATCTCGATCTGGCGGTCAAGGAGTGCCTGTTGGGCGCAACGTCGTACAACGGCCAGCGGTGCACGGCGATTAAGATCATTTTTGTTCAGCGCCGTCTGGCCGAGACGTTCTGCGGCAAGTTCTGCGACGCGCTCGGCAAACTGAAAGTCGGCATGCCCTGGGAGGAGGGGGTCACGATCACGCCGCTGCCGGAACAGGGTAAGCCCGAGTGGCTGGCCGAACTGGTAAGCGATGCCGTTACCGCTGGTGCTCGGGTGATCAATGAGGCCGGCGGGACGATCGACCACACGATGTACTATCCGGCGGTTGTCTACCCCGCCAAGCCGGACATGCGCATTTGCCAGGTCGAGCAGTTCGGGCCGGTCACGCCGATCGTGCCGTACGACGATGAACAGGAGGTCATCGACTGGCTGACCGAGTCGCCTTACGGCCAGCAGGTGGCCTTGTTCGGCTCGGATCCCGAGCAGTTGAGCGAAATCATCGATTCGGCCGTCAACCAGGTGTGCCGGGTGAACCTCAACAGCCAGTGTCAACGCGGGCCGGACAAGTTCCCCTTCACCGGCCGCAAGGACTCGGCCGAGGGAACGCTGTCGGTCTCGGATGCTCTGAGGGTGTTCTCGATTCGCAGCCTGGTTGCCGCCAAGGCCACCGACTACAACGAGCAGATCATCTCGAAGATCGTGATCGGACGTCACTCGCGCTTTCTGTCGACGGATTTCATTTTCTAG
- a CDS encoding NAD(P)H-binding protein has translation MMSYQDIHVVTGAFGYSGRYIARRLLDRDCAVRTLTNSTARRHDFGDRIEVHPFHFGEPEKMRRSLAGASVLYNTYWVRFNHKGFSHAEAVRNTISLFEAAKAAGVQRIVHVSITNPSEDSPLEYFRGKAALERYLRDLGVSYAILRPAVLFGKEDILINNIAWLLRRFPFFGVFGDGQYRIQPIYVDDLARLAVEQGLSRENVVINAIGVETFTYRQLVATIGEIIGKPRRIISVSPTCGYVLSRVIGRLVGDVVLTREEIEGLMQGLLYVNAPPAGQTRLTDWVRRHADTLGLRYTSELARRRDRTSRYASN, from the coding sequence ATGATGAGCTATCAAGACATTCACGTCGTTACCGGCGCGTTCGGCTATTCCGGCCGGTACATCGCCAGGCGGCTGCTCGATCGGGATTGTGCCGTCCGCACGCTGACCAACTCAACCGCCCGTCGGCACGATTTCGGCGATCGCATCGAGGTTCATCCTTTCCATTTCGGCGAGCCGGAGAAGATGAGGCGCTCTCTGGCGGGAGCGAGCGTGCTGTACAATACCTACTGGGTGCGTTTCAACCACAAGGGCTTCTCCCACGCGGAAGCGGTGCGGAACACGATCTCGCTGTTCGAGGCCGCCAAGGCCGCCGGCGTTCAGCGGATCGTCCATGTGAGTATCACCAATCCGTCTGAGGATTCGCCGCTGGAGTACTTTCGCGGCAAGGCCGCGTTGGAGCGGTATCTGCGGGACCTCGGCGTTTCGTACGCGATCCTGAGGCCGGCCGTCCTGTTCGGCAAGGAAGACATCCTGATCAACAACATCGCCTGGCTGCTCAGAAGATTCCCGTTTTTTGGGGTGTTCGGCGACGGGCAGTATCGCATCCAGCCGATCTACGTCGACGATCTGGCCCGGTTGGCCGTCGAGCAGGGCCTCAGTCGCGAGAATGTGGTCATCAACGCCATCGGAGTGGAAACGTTCACTTACCGGCAGCTCGTCGCGACGATCGGCGAGATCATCGGCAAACCTCGACGGATCATTTCAGTCTCGCCGACGTGCGGGTACGTCTTGAGTCGGGTGATCGGGAGGCTGGTCGGGGATGTCGTGCTGACTCGGGAGGAGATTGAGGGGCTTATGCAAGGCCTGTTGTATGTGAATGCGCCGCCTGCCGGCCAGACGCGCCTGACTGATTGGGTCCGCCGTCACGCCGATACGCTCGGACTGCGTTACACGAGTGAGTTGGCCAGGCGTCGCGACCGTACCAGCCGCTATGCCTCGAATTGA
- a CDS encoding DUF1080 domain-containing protein: protein MMNLIRQTPARRTVCASLLIAACTSGVCAATSPDIDSAVAVEKRKREFLGRLADDWAAAGHPIQWKHEEWKFDEIEPNWSGALAAMHLKRNREEVSKADAFFAAMPLDEKIDPDMRVCEAIHAYYLFRDDPSLSPAARKRLLDIMHALPAPRRINPSIWEFGATENHAFMGHTWNLMTAQLDRDHNAVAEMSRHIALFIIEHIRKGWLEYNSPCYVEKEIGCLVMVAEWAEDPRLRQIAELGLDVLFAEHAALNLEGMLCGPACRVYQPAHDGILPAEFNHNSRRDAQCSGSYPCMYMLFDQGRPHYYGVLGAPLLATSRYVPPKAVTALATAGPERGCYEFKARRPGRYHNLLRAKPGQSSPPPEVFSSRVYAWVTPDFILGSFQEVDGLFGASRALPLSSVLRISGSTRRAVYADLVPAEREASATSTVDCVQYKNVVLGRGSVGQAYLATKEFDEVAEQQGWIFARAGGTFLAYRVIGAAWKWAGADDPSVFGDFVKFENPQAPFVLEVAGTSDYKGDFSRFRADVLDNTIKQEENTVSYESCSQGNAGPSAERFTLTLRYGQLPLLDGQPLDLEGYGTFESPYLNSAWDSGIVNLRYGSERLMVNVTRLERVIRTEETITPLSLPYQTDCEKPDAAWVPFLNYWRLKPQQWYWSNDGGKPGGCLRHDAARGVDNAERGAHDAMILLRGGETWADYSFEADARSDKGTLGLWFRADMEDEGGGNGRRVQGYYLVIDPAHKKCRLWRARKDGLQSADAKGEPGPAEVNHFSNPLLIAEQQTPDPIAAGSWIHLHVEVKGSKIACSVNGQTVITTEDGTYPSGSVGLFAYKGMDVRFDNIRVSP from the coding sequence ATGATGAACCTGATTCGGCAGACTCCGGCCCGGCGCACGGTTTGCGCATCGCTGTTGATCGCGGCGTGTACCTCAGGCGTGTGCGCGGCGACCAGCCCCGACATTGATTCAGCCGTGGCCGTTGAAAAGCGAAAACGCGAGTTTCTTGGGCGTCTCGCTGACGACTGGGCGGCTGCAGGCCATCCCATCCAGTGGAAACACGAGGAGTGGAAATTCGACGAGATCGAGCCGAACTGGTCGGGTGCGCTGGCCGCCATGCATCTGAAACGCAATCGCGAGGAGGTCTCAAAGGCCGACGCCTTCTTCGCCGCCATGCCATTGGACGAAAAGATCGATCCCGATATGCGGGTATGCGAGGCCATTCACGCCTACTACCTTTTCCGCGATGATCCTTCGCTGAGCCCGGCTGCAAGGAAGCGTCTGCTCGACATCATGCATGCCTTGCCGGCACCGCGAAGAATCAATCCCTCGATTTGGGAATTCGGGGCCACGGAAAACCATGCCTTCATGGGGCACACGTGGAATCTGATGACCGCCCAACTGGACCGAGACCACAACGCCGTGGCGGAGATGTCCCGGCACATCGCGCTCTTCATCATTGAGCATATCAGAAAGGGTTGGCTGGAGTACAACTCGCCGTGCTACGTGGAGAAGGAAATCGGCTGTCTCGTCATGGTGGCCGAGTGGGCCGAAGACCCCAGGTTGCGCCAAATCGCCGAGCTTGGCTTGGACGTGTTGTTTGCCGAACACGCGGCCCTGAACCTCGAAGGCATGCTCTGCGGCCCCGCCTGCCGCGTTTATCAGCCCGCCCACGACGGCATACTCCCCGCCGAGTTCAATCACAATAGCCGTCGGGACGCTCAATGCAGCGGCAGCTACCCGTGCATGTACATGCTCTTCGACCAAGGCCGGCCGCATTACTATGGCGTGCTGGGGGCGCCGCTTCTGGCCACCAGCCGATATGTGCCGCCCAAAGCGGTCACGGCGTTGGCAACGGCCGGCCCCGAGCGAGGCTGCTACGAGTTCAAGGCTCGCCGGCCAGGCCGCTACCACAACCTGCTCCGGGCGAAGCCCGGCCAGAGTTCGCCGCCGCCCGAGGTGTTCAGCTCCAGGGTGTACGCCTGGGTCACCCCCGATTTCATTCTCGGCTCGTTCCAGGAGGTCGACGGTCTGTTCGGAGCGTCCCGAGCCCTGCCGCTCAGCAGCGTTCTGCGGATCTCGGGCAGCACACGGCGGGCGGTCTACGCCGACCTCGTGCCGGCGGAACGGGAGGCGTCGGCGACCTCGACCGTTGATTGCGTCCAATACAAGAACGTCGTCCTCGGCCGTGGGAGCGTGGGGCAGGCTTATCTGGCCACAAAGGAATTCGACGAAGTCGCCGAACAGCAGGGCTGGATCTTCGCCCGGGCCGGCGGGACTTTCCTCGCTTACCGGGTGATCGGTGCCGCCTGGAAGTGGGCCGGCGCAGACGATCCCTCAGTTTTTGGTGATTTCGTCAAGTTCGAGAATCCACAGGCGCCTTTCGTTCTCGAAGTCGCCGGAACCAGCGACTACAAGGGCGATTTCTCGCGATTCCGCGCGGACGTGCTGGACAATACTATCAAGCAGGAAGAAAACACGGTGAGCTACGAAAGCTGTTCGCAGGGCAATGCCGGGCCGTCAGCGGAACGCTTCACCCTGACACTGAGGTACGGCCAACTGCCTCTTCTCGATGGCCAGCCGTTGGATCTCGAAGGATACGGCACGTTTGAATCACCTTATCTCAACTCGGCATGGGACTCGGGTATCGTCAATCTTCGATACGGCAGCGAGCGGCTGATGGTCAACGTCACACGACTCGAACGGGTGATCCGCACCGAAGAAACGATTACGCCGCTGTCATTGCCTTACCAGACTGATTGCGAGAAGCCGGACGCGGCGTGGGTACCGTTCCTGAACTACTGGCGGCTGAAACCGCAACAGTGGTATTGGAGCAACGACGGCGGCAAGCCCGGCGGATGTCTTCGCCACGATGCGGCTCGCGGAGTCGACAACGCCGAGCGAGGAGCACATGACGCGATGATTCTGCTGCGTGGTGGGGAAACATGGGCAGACTACAGCTTCGAGGCCGACGCCCGATCCGACAAAGGAACGTTGGGTCTCTGGTTCCGGGCCGACATGGAGGATGAGGGCGGCGGCAACGGCCGACGAGTCCAAGGCTACTACCTGGTGATCGACCCCGCACACAAGAAGTGCAGGCTGTGGCGGGCTCGCAAGGACGGCCTGCAATCCGCTGACGCAAAAGGCGAACCCGGACCGGCTGAGGTCAACCATTTCTCCAATCCCCTTCTCATCGCAGAGCAGCAAACCCCCGATCCGATCGCTGCCGGGTCGTGGATCCATCTGCACGTCGAGGTGAAGGGGAGCAAGATCGCCTGCTCGGTCAACGGACAGACGGTCATCACCACCGAAGACGGCACATACCCATCCGGCTCGGTGGGCTTGTTTGCCTACAAGGGTATGGACGTGCGATTCGATAACATTCGAGTCTCACCTTGA